Proteins encoded by one window of Dermochelys coriacea isolate rDerCor1 chromosome 13, rDerCor1.pri.v4, whole genome shotgun sequence:
- the LOC119842172 gene encoding LOW QUALITY PROTEIN: olfactory receptor 10A3-like (The sequence of the model RefSeq protein was modified relative to this genomic sequence to represent the inferred CDS: inserted 1 base in 1 codon) has product MLVGVGQTTFTFTLPYCGPNGINHCFCDLPPLLKLACMDTYRNEVTVYTIAVAFIMVPFLLILMSYICILHAILSIPSAEGRSKAFSTCSSQLIVLTLFFGSXTVVYLRLKSRYSLNTDKLLSVFYSVVSPVLNSLIYSLRNKEVKEALRRSLDLDQEIWTLIKKN; this is encoded by the exons ATGCTGGTGGGAGTCGGGCAGACAACTTTCACATTCACTCTGCCCTACTGTGGGCCCAATGGGATCAACCACTGCTTCTGTGACCTGCCCCCGCTGCTGAAGCTGGCCTGCATGGACACCTACAGGAACGAAGTAACTGTTTACACCATTGCTGTTGCCTTCATCATGGTCCCCTTCCTGCTCATCTTGATGTCCTACATCTGTATCCTCCACGCGATCCTCAGTATTCCATCAGCCGAGGGCAGGAGcaaagccttctccacctgctccTCCCAACTTATTGTGCTGACCTTGTTTTTTGGGT GCACTGTGGTGTACCTGAGGCTCAAATCCAGATACTCCCTCAACACCGACAAACTGCTTTCCGTGTTCTACTCAGTGGTGTCCCCAGTGCTGAACTCTTTGATCTACAGCCTGAGAAATAAGGAGGTGAAGGAAGCTCTGAGAAGG aGTCTGgatcttgaccaagaaatttggaccttgataaaaaaaaattga